From Rhodopseudomonas palustris, a single genomic window includes:
- a CDS encoding Zn-ribbon domain-containing OB-fold protein — MSEMAMPDWTCDEPRIAYQRCGGCGAVQYFRRDFCAGCGGEELTTMVASGEGVVCAATLVHRAATADARAHVPFKIVLVDCAEGFRMMAHGAADLAIGDRVRAGFTQFTGQLVPFFEKSDR, encoded by the coding sequence ATGAGCGAGATGGCGATGCCCGACTGGACTTGCGACGAGCCGAGGATTGCGTATCAGCGCTGCGGCGGTTGCGGCGCCGTGCAGTATTTCCGTCGGGATTTTTGCGCGGGCTGTGGCGGCGAGGAGCTGACGACGATGGTCGCGAGCGGCGAGGGCGTGGTCTGCGCCGCGACCCTGGTTCATCGCGCCGCCACCGCCGACGCGCGGGCGCATGTGCCGTTCAAGATCGTGCTGGTCGATTGCGCCGAAGGGTTTCGGATGATGGCCCACGGCGCGGCCGATCTTGCGATCGGCGACCGCGTCCGCGCCGGCTTTACGCAGTTCACCGGGCAATTGGTGCCGTTCTTCGAGAAGTCTGATCGCTGA
- a CDS encoding thiolase family protein has protein sequence MSYINGVGLTRFGKIDGSTTLSLMREAAEAAIADAGLKRGDIDGLLCGYSTTMPHIMLATVFAEHFGIRPSYCHAVQVGGATGMAMAMLAHQLVESGAANNILVVGGENRLSGQSRDASVQALAQVGHPIYEVPLGPTIPAYYGLVASRYMHDHGVTEEDLAEFAVLMRSHAITHPGAQFREPISVAEVMASKPIASPLKLLDCCPVSDGGAALVISAEPTTEHRIKVRGCGQAHTHQHVTAMPADGPSGAELSIARAKAASGVAVSDMRYAAVYDSFTITLLMLLEDLGLAGRGEAAARARDGYFSRNGAMPLNTHGGLLSYGHCGVGGAMAHLVETHLQMTGRAGDRQVRDASLALLHGDGGVLSSHVSMILERVR, from the coding sequence ATGAGCTACATCAACGGCGTCGGCCTCACGCGGTTCGGCAAGATCGACGGTTCGACCACGCTCAGCTTGATGCGCGAAGCCGCGGAGGCGGCGATTGCGGATGCGGGGCTGAAGCGCGGCGATATCGACGGGCTGCTGTGCGGCTATTCGACCACGATGCCGCATATCATGTTGGCGACGGTGTTCGCCGAGCATTTCGGCATCCGGCCGAGCTACTGCCACGCGGTGCAGGTCGGCGGCGCCACCGGCATGGCGATGGCGATGCTGGCGCATCAGCTCGTCGAGAGCGGGGCGGCGAACAACATCCTGGTGGTCGGCGGCGAGAATCGCTTGAGCGGGCAGAGCCGGGACGCCTCGGTGCAGGCGCTGGCACAGGTCGGTCACCCGATCTACGAGGTGCCGCTCGGGCCGACCATCCCGGCCTATTACGGCCTGGTGGCATCGCGCTATATGCACGACCACGGCGTCACCGAGGAAGACCTCGCCGAGTTCGCGGTGCTGATGCGCAGCCACGCAATCACTCATCCGGGCGCGCAGTTTCGCGAGCCGATCAGCGTCGCCGAGGTGATGGCGTCGAAACCGATCGCCTCACCGCTGAAGCTGCTCGATTGCTGCCCGGTGTCGGACGGCGGCGCCGCGCTGGTGATCAGCGCTGAGCCGACCACCGAACATCGCATCAAGGTGCGCGGCTGCGGTCAGGCGCACACCCATCAGCATGTCACGGCGATGCCGGCCGACGGGCCGTCCGGCGCCGAGCTGTCGATCGCGCGCGCCAAGGCTGCGAGCGGCGTCGCGGTGTCCGACATGCGCTACGCCGCAGTGTACGACAGCTTCACCATCACGCTGCTAATGCTGCTCGAAGACCTCGGGCTCGCAGGTCGAGGTGAAGCGGCAGCGCGGGCGCGGGATGGCTACTTCTCGCGAAATGGCGCGATGCCGCTGAACACCCATGGCGGTCTGCTGTCTTATGGCCATTGCGGCGTCGGTGGTGCGATGGCGCATCTGGTCGAGACCCATCTGCAGATGACCGGGCGGGCCGGCGACCGTCAGGTGCGCGATGCGTCGCTGGCGCTGCTGCATGGCGATGGCGGCGTGTTGTCGTCACATGTCAGCATGATCCTGGAGCGGGTGCGATGA
- a CDS encoding CaiB/BaiF CoA transferase family protein, with translation MGPLAGTTIVDMTSVLMGPYATQMLGDYGADVIKIESPDGDVTRQIGPARHPGMGPVFLNANRNKRSICLDLKHDAGRAAALRLIARADVLVYNVRPQAMARLRLGYDDVAPLNPRLIYAGLFGFGQDGPYAAKPAYDDLIQGATALPALNARVGDGTPRYVPNALVDRIVGLTAVGAICASLVHRDRTGNGQRLDIPMFETMASFVMGDHMGGLTYEPPLDRGGYARHLSPDRRPYQTADGYICAMVYNDKQWISFLTAVGRDDLLADDRYTSFARRAVNIDVVYAELARIFLTRTTDEWVALLDEADVPAMRMHDLESTLHDPHLVATDFFPVVEHPSEGPIRDMKVSATWSDTKVERQRFAPRLGEHGAEVLREAGYGDGEIAALAACGALKLPEAELRK, from the coding sequence ATGGGGCCACTGGCGGGCACGACAATCGTCGACATGACGTCGGTGCTGATGGGGCCTTACGCCACCCAGATGCTCGGCGACTACGGCGCCGACGTCATCAAGATCGAATCCCCCGACGGCGACGTCACCCGGCAGATCGGCCCGGCGCGGCATCCCGGCATGGGGCCGGTGTTTCTCAACGCCAACCGCAACAAGCGCAGCATCTGCCTCGACCTCAAGCACGACGCCGGCCGCGCCGCCGCGCTGCGGCTGATCGCGCGCGCCGACGTGCTGGTCTATAACGTTCGCCCGCAGGCGATGGCGCGGCTGCGGCTCGGCTATGACGACGTCGCGCCGCTCAATCCGCGGCTGATCTATGCCGGTCTGTTCGGCTTCGGCCAGGACGGGCCGTATGCGGCCAAGCCGGCCTATGACGATCTGATCCAGGGCGCCACCGCGCTGCCCGCGCTGAATGCGCGGGTCGGTGACGGCACGCCGCGCTACGTGCCGAATGCGCTGGTCGACCGCATCGTCGGGCTCACCGCTGTCGGCGCGATCTGCGCCTCGCTGGTGCATCGGGATCGCACCGGAAACGGCCAGCGGCTCGACATTCCGATGTTCGAGACGATGGCGAGCTTCGTGATGGGCGATCACATGGGCGGACTGACCTACGAGCCGCCGCTCGATCGCGGCGGCTACGCGCGGCATCTGTCGCCGGACCGCCGGCCATATCAGACTGCCGACGGCTACATCTGCGCGATGGTCTATAACGACAAGCAGTGGATCAGCTTTCTCACCGCGGTCGGCCGCGACGATCTGCTCGCCGACGACCGCTACACCAGCTTCGCGCGGCGGGCGGTGAACATCGACGTGGTCTATGCCGAGCTGGCGCGGATCTTCCTGACCAGGACCACAGACGAGTGGGTGGCACTTCTTGACGAAGCCGATGTGCCGGCAATGCGGATGCACGACCTCGAAAGCACCCTGCATGATCCGCATCTGGTTGCGACCGATTTCTTCCCCGTGGTGGAGCATCCCAGCGAGGGCCCGATCCGCGACATGAAGGTGTCGGCGACCTGGTCGGACACCAAGGTCGAACGCCAGCGCTTCGCGCCCCGGCTCGGCGAGCACGGCGCCGAGGTGCTGCGCGAGGCGGGCTATGGCGACGGTGAGATCGCGGCGCTGGCGGCGTGCGGGGCGCTGAAGCTGCCGGAAGCGGAGCTGAGAAAATGA
- a CDS encoding acyl dehydratase — protein MTTHHETYTAPPFGPALMLNAFAPSRGWNPTDGFPDFSFIWRGYQISPAALATLQRAAGRDDAATADRLMLLAPHVTGFRLTMALLMCRDWPLPIWRALQLRNRLIRRGEIRIAFPSNLIVRATGWRVHDRGIELDIHAHLLQGDDCVWESITTFYYRGRFDGPASHGADDGAPMTSPAIDPELEPVAHWIAEGGDRLRWARLTGDYNPLHLLDVYARRTGFAAASAHPQRIAAECLGHLTKTSAPNQLDLWLKGPVYYNRAVTLRQTHSAEGEDFALWVDGDERAAMVGVIR, from the coding sequence ATGACCACCCATCATGAGACCTACACCGCGCCGCCATTCGGCCCGGCGCTGATGCTAAACGCCTTCGCGCCCTCGCGCGGCTGGAATCCGACAGACGGCTTCCCGGACTTCAGCTTCATCTGGCGCGGCTATCAGATCAGCCCGGCCGCTCTGGCGACCTTGCAGCGCGCTGCGGGCCGTGACGACGCAGCCACGGCCGACCGGCTGATGCTGCTGGCACCGCACGTCACCGGCTTCCGACTGACGATGGCGCTACTGATGTGCCGGGACTGGCCGCTGCCGATCTGGCGCGCGCTGCAATTGCGCAACCGCCTGATCCGCCGCGGCGAGATCCGCATCGCGTTTCCGTCCAACCTGATCGTGCGCGCAACGGGGTGGCGGGTACACGACAGGGGCATCGAGCTCGACATCCACGCTCACCTGCTGCAGGGCGACGACTGCGTCTGGGAGAGTATCACCACGTTCTACTATCGCGGCCGTTTCGACGGGCCGGCGAGCCACGGCGCCGACGACGGCGCCCCGATGACCTCCCCGGCGATCGACCCGGAGTTGGAGCCGGTGGCGCATTGGATCGCCGAGGGCGGCGATCGGCTGCGCTGGGCGCGGCTGACCGGCGACTACAATCCGCTGCACCTGCTCGACGTCTATGCGCGCCGCACCGGCTTCGCCGCCGCCTCGGCCCACCCGCAACGCATCGCCGCCGAATGCCTCGGCCACCTGACGAAAACCTCCGCTCCGAACCAGCTCGACCTCTGGCTCAAGGGGCCGGTCTACTACAACCGCGCGGTGACGCTGCGACAGACGCATTCGGCCGAGGGCGAAGACTTCGCGCTGTGGGTCGACGGCGACGAGCGCGCCGCGATGGTGGGGGTGATACGCTAA
- a CDS encoding class I adenylate-forming enzyme family protein, with product MNLAEWLAASARLRPGAPALLTGTTVDADYATFASRAASFGAALARDYGIAPGDRVALFAHNCTRYLEALYGIWWAGAVAIPINAKLHGKEVAWICSNAEARLALICDDTADTFNEASCDLPPGMAVLAIDSDGYDRARSGEGAKAPVARDDHDLAWLFYTSGTTGRPKGVMLSHGNLVAMSLSYLADVDAVTPDDAALYAAPISHGAGLYNMIHVRFGARHVVPESGGFDPDEVLGLGKQLGNVAMFAAPTMIKRLVEAAKRRGETGEGLRTIVYGGGPMYLADIREALSVMGQRFVQIYGQGESPMTITSLKRALHADIDHPRYLQRLASVGTAQSVVSVRITGASGEVLPPGETGEIEVKGSTVMLGYWNNPQANAETLKHGWLRTGDVGRLDDDGFLTLSDRSKDVIISGGTNIYPREVEEALLTHPAVREVSAIGVADPEWGENVVACVVLAEGAEPSDSALDQHCLAAIARFKRPKRYVYLDALPKNNYGKVLKTELRKMVK from the coding sequence ATGAATCTGGCGGAATGGCTTGCTGCGAGTGCCCGGCTGCGGCCGGGCGCTCCGGCGCTGCTGACGGGCACTACGGTCGATGCCGACTACGCGACGTTCGCGTCGCGTGCGGCATCGTTCGGCGCGGCGCTGGCGCGCGATTACGGCATCGCGCCCGGCGATCGCGTCGCGTTGTTCGCGCATAATTGCACGCGCTATCTCGAAGCGCTGTACGGCATCTGGTGGGCGGGCGCGGTGGCGATCCCGATCAACGCCAAGCTGCACGGCAAGGAGGTCGCCTGGATCTGCAGCAACGCGGAAGCGAGGCTGGCGCTGATCTGCGACGACACCGCCGACACTTTCAACGAAGCCTCCTGCGATCTGCCGCCCGGCATGGCGGTGCTGGCGATCGACAGCGACGGTTACGACCGCGCCCGCAGCGGCGAGGGGGCCAAGGCGCCGGTCGCGCGCGACGATCACGATCTCGCCTGGCTGTTCTACACTTCCGGCACCACCGGCCGTCCCAAGGGCGTGATGCTCAGCCACGGCAATCTCGTGGCGATGTCACTGAGCTATCTGGCCGATGTCGACGCGGTGACGCCCGATGATGCGGCGCTGTATGCCGCGCCGATCTCGCACGGCGCCGGGCTCTACAACATGATCCATGTCCGGTTCGGGGCGCGGCATGTCGTGCCGGAGTCCGGCGGGTTCGATCCGGACGAGGTGCTCGGCCTCGGCAAGCAGCTCGGCAACGTCGCGATGTTCGCCGCGCCGACCATGATCAAGCGGCTGGTCGAGGCCGCCAAGCGCCGCGGCGAGACCGGCGAGGGGCTGCGCACCATCGTCTATGGCGGCGGCCCGATGTATCTCGCCGACATCCGCGAGGCGCTCAGCGTGATGGGCCAGCGCTTCGTGCAGATCTACGGCCAGGGTGAATCGCCGATGACGATCACCTCGCTGAAGCGTGCGCTGCATGCCGACATCGATCATCCGCGCTATCTGCAGCGGCTCGCCTCGGTCGGCACCGCGCAGAGCGTGGTGTCGGTGCGGATCACCGGCGCGAGCGGCGAAGTGCTGCCGCCAGGCGAGACCGGCGAGATCGAGGTCAAGGGCTCAACCGTGATGCTCGGCTATTGGAACAATCCGCAGGCCAATGCCGAGACGCTGAAGCACGGCTGGCTGCGCACCGGCGATGTCGGGCGTTTGGATGATGACGGCTTCCTGACGCTGTCAGACCGCTCCAAGGACGTGATCATCTCCGGCGGCACCAACATCTATCCGCGCGAGGTCGAGGAGGCGCTGCTGACGCATCCGGCTGTGCGTGAGGTGTCGGCGATCGGGGTGGCCGATCCGGAATGGGGCGAGAACGTCGTCGCCTGCGTCGTGCTGGCGGAGGGCGCGGAGCCGAGCGACTCTGCGCTCGACCAACATTGCCTCGCCGCCATCGCCCGCTTCAAACGCCCCAAGCGCTACGTCTATCTCGACGCGCTGCCGAAGAACAATTACGGCAAGGTGCTGAAGACGGAATTGCGGAAGATGGTGAAGTAA
- a CDS encoding acetyl-CoA acetyltransferase, which yields MTASIVGWAHMPFGKFDAETVESMIVRVANEAIADAGIAPGDVDEIVLGHFNAGFSPQDFTASLVLQADPALRFKPATRVENACATGSAAVHQGIRAIESGAAKVVLVVGVEQMTRTPGPEIGKNLLRASYLPEDGETPAGFAGVFGIIAQKYFQKYGDQSDALAMIAAKNHHNGVANPYAQMRKDFGFEFCRAEGEKNPFVAGPLKRTDCSLVSDGAAALVLTSAENAKAMGKAVNIRARAHAQDFLPMSKRDILQFEGCTVAWQRALEQAGVTLNDLSFVETHDCFTIAELIEYEAMGLTPKGQGARAIKEGWTQKDGKLPINPSGGLKAKGHPIGATGVSMHVLSAMQLLGQAPEGMQIKDAKLAGIFNMGGAAVANYVSVLEPAK from the coding sequence ATGACTGCCAGCATCGTTGGATGGGCCCATATGCCGTTCGGCAAGTTCGACGCCGAAACCGTCGAAAGCATGATCGTCCGCGTCGCCAATGAGGCGATCGCCGACGCCGGGATTGCGCCGGGCGACGTCGACGAGATCGTGCTCGGGCATTTCAATGCCGGCTTCTCGCCGCAGGACTTCACCGCCTCGCTGGTGCTGCAGGCCGATCCGGCGCTGCGGTTCAAGCCGGCGACCCGGGTGGAGAACGCCTGCGCGACCGGTTCTGCCGCCGTGCATCAGGGCATCCGCGCGATCGAATCCGGCGCCGCCAAGGTGGTGCTGGTGGTCGGGGTCGAGCAGATGACCCGCACCCCGGGGCCGGAGATCGGCAAGAACCTGCTGCGCGCGTCGTACTTGCCGGAAGACGGCGAGACCCCGGCCGGGTTCGCCGGCGTGTTCGGCATCATCGCCCAGAAGTACTTCCAGAAATACGGCGACCAGTCCGACGCGCTGGCGATGATCGCCGCCAAGAACCACCACAACGGCGTCGCCAATCCCTATGCGCAGATGCGCAAGGATTTCGGCTTCGAGTTCTGCCGTGCCGAAGGCGAGAAGAACCCGTTCGTCGCCGGTCCCCTGAAGCGCACCGACTGCTCGCTGGTGTCCGACGGCGCCGCGGCGCTGGTGTTGACGTCTGCCGAGAACGCCAAAGCGATGGGCAAGGCGGTCAACATCCGCGCCCGCGCCCATGCGCAGGATTTCCTGCCGATGTCCAAGCGCGACATCCTGCAGTTCGAGGGCTGCACCGTGGCCTGGCAGCGCGCGTTGGAGCAGGCGGGCGTCACGCTGAACGATCTGTCGTTCGTCGAGACCCACGATTGCTTCACCATCGCCGAGCTGATCGAATACGAAGCGATGGGCCTGACGCCGAAGGGGCAGGGCGCCCGCGCCATCAAGGAGGGTTGGACCCAGAAGGACGGCAAGCTGCCGATCAATCCGTCCGGCGGTCTCAAGGCCAAGGGCCATCCGATCGGCGCGACCGGCGTGTCGATGCACGTGCTGAGCGCGATGCAGTTGCTTGGCCAGGCGCCGGAAGGCATGCAGATCAAGGACGCCAAGCTCGCCGGCATCTTCAATATGGGCGGCGCGGCGGTCGCCAATTACGTGTCGGTGCTCGAACCGGCCAAGTAA
- the denD gene encoding D-erythronate dehydrogenase, whose amino-acid sequence MHILILGAAGMVGRKLTDRLLADGRLGSRDITRMTLQDVVAPARPPHASVAIQVVTSDLAEPGQAAALVAHRPEVIFHLAAIVSGEAEADFDKGYRINLDGTKHLIDAIRAEGGDYHPRLVFTSSIAVFGAPFPEKIGDEFLSAPLTSYGTQKAICELLIADYTRKGFFDGVGIRLPTICVRPGKPNKAASGFFSNIIREPLNGEEAVLPVSDEVMHWHASPRSAVGFLIHAATMDTAAIGPRRSLSMPGLPATVGEQIAALERVAGKAVVARIKREPDPTIIGIVAGWPRNFSTDRALKLGFTTAEKTFDDIIRIHIEDELGGKFVK is encoded by the coding sequence TTGCACATTCTGATCCTCGGCGCCGCCGGCATGGTCGGCCGCAAGCTCACGGACCGGTTGTTGGCGGACGGGCGGCTCGGCAGCCGCGACATCACCCGGATGACGCTGCAGGACGTGGTGGCGCCGGCGCGGCCGCCGCATGCCTCGGTCGCGATCCAGGTGGTGACCTCCGACCTCGCCGAGCCCGGTCAGGCGGCGGCGCTGGTGGCGCATCGGCCGGAGGTGATCTTCCATCTGGCGGCCATCGTCTCGGGCGAAGCCGAGGCGGATTTCGACAAGGGCTACCGGATCAATCTCGACGGCACCAAGCATCTGATCGACGCGATCCGCGCCGAGGGCGGCGACTATCATCCGCGGCTGGTGTTCACCTCGTCGATCGCGGTGTTCGGCGCGCCGTTCCCGGAGAAGATCGGCGACGAATTCCTGTCGGCGCCGCTGACCAGCTACGGCACCCAGAAGGCGATCTGCGAACTCCTGATCGCCGACTACACCCGCAAGGGCTTTTTCGACGGCGTCGGCATCCGCCTGCCAACGATCTGCGTCCGCCCCGGCAAGCCGAACAAGGCGGCGTCCGGCTTCTTCTCCAACATCATCCGCGAGCCGCTGAACGGCGAGGAAGCGGTGCTGCCGGTGTCCGACGAGGTGATGCACTGGCACGCCTCGCCGCGCTCCGCAGTCGGCTTCCTGATCCACGCCGCCACGATGGACACTGCTGCGATCGGGCCGCGCCGCAGCCTGTCGATGCCGGGGCTGCCCGCCACGGTCGGCGAGCAGATCGCCGCATTGGAGCGCGTCGCCGGCAAGGCCGTGGTGGCACGGATCAAGCGTGAGCCCGATCCGACCATCATCGGCATCGTCGCCGGCTGGCCGCGCAACTTCTCGACCGACCGCGCGCTGAAGCTCGGCTTCACCACGGCGGAGAAGACCTTCGACGACATCATCCGAATCCACATCGAGGACGAACTGGGCGGCAAGTTCGTGAAGTAA
- a CDS encoding carbohydrate ABC transporter permease, with amino-acid sequence MTETTATDPRLAVKAAATVAQSDDSEGMSYLESLPRRLVTLYLPLLIILVVLLFPFYWMALTSIKPDEQLIDMDTYNPFWVVHPTFKHIEKLLFETQYPRWLWNTMYVAAASTVLSIAASVLAAYAIVRLRFRGADTVGGAIFLAYLVPPSILFIPLASVIQAYGLFDSPLSLILVYPTLLIPFSTWLLMGYFKTIPFELEECALIDGASRWQILVKIIIPLAVPGLISAFIFCFTLCWNEFIYALTFLQSTPNKTVPVAIVNEFVDGDIYKWGSLMAGALVGSLPLVILYAFFVEHYVSAMTGAVKE; translated from the coding sequence ATGACTGAGACCACCGCCACCGATCCCCGGCTCGCCGTCAAAGCTGCCGCCACCGTGGCGCAGAGCGACGACAGCGAGGGCATGAGCTATCTGGAGTCGCTGCCGCGCCGGCTGGTGACGCTGTATCTGCCGCTGCTCATCATCCTGGTGGTGCTGCTGTTCCCGTTCTACTGGATGGCGCTGACGTCGATCAAACCCGACGAGCAATTGATCGATATGGACACCTACAACCCGTTCTGGGTGGTGCATCCGACCTTCAAGCACATCGAGAAGCTGCTGTTCGAGACGCAGTATCCGCGTTGGCTGTGGAACACGATGTATGTCGCCGCCGCCTCGACCGTGCTGTCGATCGCCGCCAGCGTGCTCGCCGCCTACGCGATCGTGCGGCTGCGCTTCCGCGGTGCCGATACGGTCGGCGGCGCGATCTTCCTCGCCTATCTGGTGCCGCCGTCGATCCTGTTCATTCCGCTCGCCTCGGTGATCCAGGCCTACGGCCTGTTCGACTCGCCGCTGTCGCTGATCCTGGTGTATCCGACCCTGCTGATTCCGTTCTCGACCTGGCTGCTGATGGGCTATTTCAAGACCATCCCGTTCGAGCTCGAGGAATGCGCGCTGATCGACGGCGCCTCGCGCTGGCAGATCCTGGTCAAGATCATCATTCCGCTGGCGGTGCCGGGGCTGATCTCGGCGTTCATCTTCTGCTTCACGCTGTGCTGGAACGAATTCATTTACGCGCTGACCTTCCTGCAATCGACGCCGAACAAGACCGTGCCGGTGGCGATCGTCAACGAGTTCGTCGACGGCGACATCTACAAATGGGGCTCGCTGATGGCCGGCGCCCTGGTCGGCTCGCTGCCGCTCGTCATCCTGTACGCGTTCTTCGTCGAGCATTACGTGTCGGCGATGACCGGGGCGGTGAAGGAGTAG
- a CDS encoding carbohydrate ABC transporter permease, which produces MSTIQTAAPGRSDGGPSAWSQLKTNRNFIALWFMLPAAAFLLLFLAYPLFLGVWMSFTDARIGRDGVFIGIENYEWLWDDSIFWLSVFNTILYTVVASAIKFAVGLYLALLLNRHMPFKAIIRAAVLVPFIVPTVLSAIAFWWIYDSQFSIISWSLIKLGVIDQNINFLGDSNWARASVIFANIWRGVPFVAITLLAGLQTVSPSLYEAATLDGATAWQRFRYITYPLLTPIIAVVMTFSVLFTFTDFQLIWALTRGGPVNATHLMATLSYQRGILSGRLGEGAAIATAMIPFLLAAIAISWFGMQRRKWQQGSDND; this is translated from the coding sequence ATGAGCACGATCCAGACAGCCGCGCCGGGGCGGTCCGACGGCGGGCCCTCGGCCTGGTCGCAGCTCAAGACCAACCGCAACTTCATCGCGCTGTGGTTCATGCTGCCGGCCGCGGCGTTCCTGCTGCTGTTCCTGGCCTATCCGCTGTTTCTCGGGGTGTGGATGAGCTTCACCGACGCGCGGATCGGCCGCGACGGGGTGTTCATCGGCATCGAGAATTATGAGTGGCTGTGGGACGACAGCATCTTCTGGCTGTCGGTGTTCAACACCATTCTGTACACCGTGGTCGCCAGCGCGATCAAATTCGCGGTCGGCCTGTATCTGGCGCTGCTGCTCAACCGCCACATGCCGTTCAAGGCGATCATCCGCGCTGCGGTGCTGGTGCCGTTCATCGTGCCGACGGTGCTGTCGGCGATCGCGTTCTGGTGGATCTACGACTCGCAGTTCTCGATCATCTCCTGGTCGCTGATCAAGCTCGGGGTGATCGATCAGAACATCAACTTCCTCGGCGACAGCAATTGGGCCCGCGCATCGGTGATCTTCGCCAATATCTGGCGCGGCGTGCCGTTCGTGGCGATCACGCTGCTGGCCGGCCTGCAGACGGTGTCGCCGTCGCTGTACGAGGCCGCGACGCTGGACGGCGCCACCGCGTGGCAGCGCTTCCGCTACATCACCTATCCGCTGCTGACCCCGATCATCGCGGTGGTGATGACGTTTTCGGTGCTGTTCACCTTCACCGATTTCCAACTGATCTGGGCGCTGACCCGCGGCGGGCCGGTCAATGCCACGCATCTGATGGCGACGTTGAGCTATCAGCGCGGCATTCTGTCGGGCCGGCTCGGCGAGGGCGCGGCGATCGCCACCGCGATGATCCCGTTCCTGCTCGCCGCGATCGCGATCTCGTGGTTCGGCATGCAGCGGCGCAAATGGCAGCAGGGGAGCGACAATGACTGA
- a CDS encoding ABC transporter substrate-binding protein, with the protein MTDFTLDRRTLLKGSAMTLAAAATMSADQLLGYAKAWAETSPWKPEAGAKINLLRWKRFVEAEDTAFMKIVDAFQKANNVTINVSNESYDDIQPKASVAANTGQGLDMVWGLYSLPFLFPNKCTDVSDVADYLAKKCGGWSESGKAYGMYNGKWIGIPVAATGGLVNYRISAAEKAGHKEFPKDLAGFSDLIKGMSKNGTPAGMALGHASGDANGWLHWALWAHGGALIDKDSKVVVNSPETAKALDYVKGLYENFIPGTASWNDASNNKAFLAGQLYLTVNGISIYVAAKKDAKEMAADINHAHLPAGLNGKTRELHLGFPILIYNFTKFPQTCKAFTAFMMEPAQFNPWVEAAQGYLSPFLLDYEKNPMWTADPKNTPYRDVARTASTPAGDAQMGENAAAAIADFVVVDMFANYCTGREDVKTAMSSAERAAKRIFRA; encoded by the coding sequence ATGACTGACTTTACCCTCGATCGCCGCACGCTGCTGAAAGGCAGCGCGATGACTCTGGCCGCCGCGGCGACGATGTCCGCCGACCAACTGCTCGGCTACGCCAAGGCGTGGGCCGAGACCTCGCCGTGGAAGCCGGAAGCCGGCGCCAAGATCAATCTGCTGCGCTGGAAGCGGTTCGTCGAAGCCGAAGACACAGCCTTCATGAAGATCGTCGACGCGTTCCAGAAGGCCAACAACGTCACTATCAACGTCTCCAACGAGTCTTACGACGACATCCAGCCGAAGGCCTCGGTCGCCGCCAACACCGGGCAGGGGCTCGACATGGTGTGGGGGCTGTATTCGCTGCCGTTCCTGTTCCCCAACAAATGCACCGACGTCAGCGACGTCGCCGATTATCTCGCCAAGAAGTGCGGCGGCTGGAGCGAGTCCGGCAAAGCCTACGGCATGTACAACGGCAAGTGGATCGGCATTCCGGTGGCGGCGACCGGCGGCCTGGTCAACTACCGGATCAGCGCTGCCGAGAAGGCCGGCCACAAGGAGTTTCCGAAGGATCTCGCCGGCTTCTCCGACCTGATCAAGGGCATGAGCAAGAACGGCACGCCCGCCGGCATGGCGCTCGGCCACGCTTCGGGCGACGCCAACGGCTGGCTGCACTGGGCGCTGTGGGCACATGGCGGCGCGCTGATCGACAAGGACAGCAAGGTCGTCGTCAACTCGCCAGAGACCGCGAAAGCGCTCGACTACGTCAAGGGGCTGTACGAGAACTTCATCCCCGGCACCGCGTCGTGGAACGATGCGTCCAACAACAAGGCGTTCCTCGCCGGGCAGCTCTATCTCACCGTCAACGGCATCTCGATCTACGTGGCGGCGAAGAAGGACGCCAAGGAGATGGCGGCGGACATCAACCACGCGCATCTGCCCGCCGGCCTCAACGGCAAGACCCGCGAGCTGCATCTCGGCTTCCCGATCCTGATCTACAACTTCACCAAGTTCCCGCAGACCTGCAAGGCGTTCACCGCCTTCATGATGGAGCCGGCGCAGTTCAACCCGTGGGTCGAGGCGGCGCAGGGCTATCTGTCGCCGTTCCTGCTCGACTACGAGAAGAACCCGATGTGGACCGCGGACCCGAAGAACACCCCGTATCGCGACGTCGCCCGCACCGCCTCGACGCCGGCCGGCGACGCCCAGATGGGCGAGAACGCCGCCGCGGCGATCGCCGACTTCGTCGTGGTCGACATGTTCGCCAACTACTGCACCGGCCGCGAAGACGTGAAGACCGCGATGAGCAGCGCCGAACGCGCGGCGAAGCGGATCTTCCGGGCGTGA